From a single Rhodothermales bacterium genomic region:
- a CDS encoding CHAT domain-containing protein: MVRTDMEYLDFELRIALTGEDAYRVSVIRSPDGVGEPEGTMRLPARDAVRPAGASAPESAGEVAIHRDAERRKRHQTRPDQAAAFGKQLFDALLPAAIRESYRESRVLARVQGKGLRIRLRIETPDAALVPWEFLYDEKDNFGPLSLSRETLLTRYLELAGAAPALRVAPPLRILGMVASPADLVQLDVDREKRLMEQSVQHLVERGYVHLTWLEGPSWRDLMQAMRKGPWHVFHFIGHGEFDEATQEGAVFFADEAGKTDPLPASKLADLLTDHASLQLVVLNACEGSRASAHYLFSSTGAVLMQRGIPSVVAMQYEITDRAAVEFSRTFYDTLADGEPVDVSVTEARKAISMADRDSAEWGTPVLHMRSPDGRLFDLDMTSAIFKEHGRPSPPAAAALSTQGREGTSSKIPGGLQILKKKMQQFWIEGVLENSLLDRVMIDLGLELMQGAVEDPFGMMVDQAGAESEPLPAGRTLADVFEEQGGSLLILGDPGSGKTTAMLKLASTLLDEIEARPSSPTPVMFNLSSWSTSRLPLMDWMIDELGARYQIPKKVGRLWLEGRQLLPLLDGLDEVGAASRAACVETINAFAASSGVGIAVCCRIKEYIELPVRLGLNSAVRLQQLSRDQVMEYIARGGERLAALRSVIEKDSAMLIDARTPLMLSLMIRAYQDIPIEALEHEALDTQKQRRKQLMDAFCDRMLRRAGY, from the coding sequence ATGGTGCGCACGGATATGGAATACCTCGACTTCGAGCTCAGGATTGCGTTGACCGGAGAGGACGCCTACCGCGTCTCCGTGATTCGCTCTCCGGATGGCGTCGGTGAGCCGGAAGGCACCATGCGATTGCCGGCGCGCGACGCCGTGCGGCCGGCAGGGGCTTCCGCGCCCGAAAGCGCGGGCGAGGTCGCAATCCATCGGGACGCGGAGCGGCGCAAGCGGCATCAGACCCGACCCGATCAGGCCGCCGCGTTCGGTAAACAGCTCTTCGACGCCCTGTTGCCCGCCGCCATCCGGGAAAGTTATCGGGAAAGCCGGGTGCTGGCGCGGGTGCAGGGCAAAGGACTACGCATCCGGCTCCGCATCGAAACGCCCGACGCGGCGCTTGTGCCGTGGGAATTCCTGTACGACGAAAAAGACAACTTCGGCCCCCTGTCGCTCTCCCGGGAGACCCTGCTCACCCGGTACCTGGAGCTGGCCGGCGCCGCGCCGGCCCTGCGCGTCGCGCCGCCGCTCCGCATCCTCGGCATGGTGGCGAGCCCGGCCGACCTGGTTCAACTGGACGTCGACCGGGAAAAGCGGCTGATGGAGCAGTCCGTTCAGCACCTCGTGGAGCGGGGTTATGTCCACCTCACCTGGCTCGAGGGCCCGTCGTGGCGCGACCTCATGCAGGCCATGCGCAAGGGACCGTGGCACGTCTTCCACTTCATCGGGCATGGCGAATTCGACGAGGCCACGCAGGAGGGAGCCGTTTTTTTCGCCGACGAAGCGGGAAAAACCGACCCGCTGCCGGCGTCGAAACTGGCAGACCTGCTCACCGACCACGCCAGCCTGCAGCTGGTGGTGCTGAATGCGTGCGAGGGATCGCGGGCGAGCGCGCACTATCTGTTCTCCAGCACGGGCGCGGTCCTGATGCAGCGCGGCATCCCGTCCGTCGTGGCGATGCAATATGAGATCACGGATCGGGCGGCCGTCGAGTTTTCCCGCACGTTTTACGACACCCTGGCGGATGGCGAGCCCGTGGACGTCTCCGTGACCGAAGCCCGGAAGGCCATCAGCATGGCCGACCGCGATTCCGCGGAATGGGGCACCCCGGTGCTGCACATGCGGTCTCCGGATGGCCGGCTGTTCGACCTGGATATGACGTCGGCCATCTTTAAGGAACACGGGCGCCCGTCGCCCCCCGCGGCGGCGGCCCTCTCGACGCAGGGCCGGGAAGGAACGTCCTCGAAAATCCCCGGCGGCCTCCAGATCCTGAAGAAAAAAATGCAGCAGTTCTGGATCGAGGGGGTGCTCGAGAATTCGCTGCTGGACCGGGTGATGATCGATCTCGGCCTGGAGTTGATGCAGGGAGCGGTCGAAGATCCCTTCGGCATGATGGTCGACCAGGCCGGCGCCGAAAGCGAGCCGCTGCCGGCGGGCCGGACCCTCGCGGACGTATTCGAGGAGCAGGGAGGATCGCTGTTGATTCTGGGCGATCCCGGCTCGGGCAAGACCACCGCGATGCTCAAACTGGCCAGCACGCTCCTCGACGAGATCGAGGCCAGGCCATCGAGCCCGACGCCCGTCATGTTCAACCTGTCGTCGTGGTCAACGTCTCGCCTTCCGTTGATGGACTGGATGATCGATGAACTCGGCGCCAGATACCAGATCCCCAAAAAAGTCGGCCGGCTGTGGTTGGAAGGGCGTCAGTTGCTTCCGCTGCTGGACGGCCTCGACGAGGTCGGCGCGGCGTCCCGGGCCGCATGTGTGGAGACGATCAATGCCTTCGCGGCATCCTCCGGCGTGGGCATCGCCGTGTGTTGCCGCATCAAGGAGTACATCGAACTCCCGGTCCGTCTCGGGCTCAATAGCGCCGTCCGTCTACAGCAATTGAGCCGGGATCAGGTCATGGAGTATATCGCGCGGGGCGGCGAGCGGCTTGC
- a CDS encoding PadR family transcriptional regulator, translating to MELLTRSEELLLLTVWNLQEEAYGAAIRELLSVRTGYEWAIGSVYGPLDRLAKQGLLTTHTGLPTPERGGRSKRCYRLTPKGVGALGHTRHVVEAFWQDARNAAIPIP from the coding sequence ATGGAATTGCTGACCCGATCTGAAGAACTCTTGCTGCTCACCGTCTGGAACCTCCAGGAGGAGGCCTACGGGGCGGCCATCCGCGAGCTACTCTCGGTGCGTACGGGGTATGAATGGGCGATCGGGAGTGTCTATGGCCCGCTCGACCGCCTCGCGAAGCAGGGATTGCTCACCACCCATACCGGGCTGCCCACGCCGGAACGGGGAGGGCGAAGCAAGCGGTGTTACCGGCTGACGCCAAAAGGCGTCGGCGCGCTGGGGCACACCCGGCATGTCGTCGAGGCATTCTGGCAGGACGCGCGCAACGCCGCAATCCCAATCCCATGA
- a CDS encoding ABC transporter permease, whose protein sequence is MSRPPVIPQWLLGSVLHVHDRDIVLGDLEEAFAHIATRQGSAAAARWYWGQAFRSFVPLAGRHIHWCVVMLGNYLSLSLRHLRKHPGYAAVNIAGLAIGLTCFILIGLFVQFEWSSDRFHEKADRIYRIAKERPEGEAAGMRYSAVTPEPLAGALRETIPEIEQVTQLAGARMMLATSDGSFYADGIYATSSFFDVFSFPMLQGNPATALADPHAIVLGQSLARKLFGDRDALGQELTVYTLSDEEANDRLRVVVTAIIADVPANSHLTFEYILPPVASQELAQWFGDWRSNSYLTYASMIPGASLPALTDKLASLATAYPRVAGLDPEQREAIGIYYPQALTDIHLRSHISGEFGENGDIRYVYLFAAIAMAILLLACINYVNLATARSATRAREVGVRKVMGAHRRQLIGQFMSEAVVPALLAVALALMLAGLLMPAFNAVTGRAITFDLGVNGGLLVPIVLVGLGMSLLAGCYPAFVLSAYQPALVIKGIWKSGRSRFALRDMLVVAQFVVSIVLIVGAVVIQRQLAYVLHAGSGIDREQVLMIRVEDRTLHDDRYRALKQAFLGHAGVLGVTAAQSSPIDVDAASTLREWEGADGDRSIKVYRSIIQHDYLDVFGLELVEGRDVSLDNPIDAREGILINETLKRQLGWENAVGKALTFHGRTARVTGVVKDFNLHSFHEEIAPLALFLDEGWWFPFQRIFVKVRPEGIAETIASLEETMTEFSPSYPFAYTFLDDAYGAMYLTEIRMGRLFNMFSVLALLIACLGLLGLASFLVQQRTKEIGVRKVLGASLPNILSLLSKDFARLVAVACVIALPVAYLLQRRLLEDYAYQVSIGWGVFVLAGGGVLAMALLTVSVQSLRAALSDPVKSLRHE, encoded by the coding sequence ATGAGCCGGCCTCCCGTCATACCGCAGTGGCTGCTCGGCAGCGTGCTTCATGTCCACGACCGCGACATCGTGCTGGGCGATCTGGAGGAGGCGTTCGCTCATATCGCGACCCGGCAGGGTTCGGCGGCGGCGGCGCGATGGTACTGGGGCCAGGCATTCCGATCCTTCGTGCCGCTCGCCGGCCGTCACATCCACTGGTGCGTCGTCATGCTCGGCAACTACCTGTCTCTTTCCCTGCGTCACCTCCGGAAGCATCCGGGTTATGCCGCGGTGAACATCGCCGGGCTTGCGATCGGATTGACGTGTTTCATCCTGATCGGCCTGTTCGTCCAGTTCGAGTGGAGCTCCGATCGGTTTCACGAAAAGGCCGACCGGATCTACCGCATCGCGAAGGAACGGCCCGAAGGCGAGGCGGCCGGCATGCGCTATTCCGCCGTGACGCCCGAGCCGCTCGCCGGCGCGCTGCGCGAGACGATCCCCGAAATCGAGCAGGTGACGCAACTCGCCGGGGCGCGCATGATGCTCGCGACCAGCGATGGATCCTTCTACGCCGACGGCATCTATGCGACGTCCTCGTTTTTCGATGTGTTCAGTTTTCCCATGCTTCAGGGGAATCCGGCGACGGCGCTCGCGGATCCTCATGCGATCGTGCTAGGTCAGTCGCTGGCCCGCAAACTCTTCGGCGATCGCGACGCGCTCGGCCAGGAACTGACGGTGTACACGCTGTCGGATGAAGAAGCGAACGACCGGCTGCGCGTGGTGGTGACGGCGATCATCGCGGATGTGCCGGCCAACAGCCACCTTACGTTTGAGTATATCCTTCCTCCGGTGGCGTCGCAGGAACTGGCCCAGTGGTTCGGCGACTGGCGCAGCAACAGCTACCTCACCTATGCTTCCATGATTCCCGGCGCCTCGCTCCCTGCGCTGACCGACAAGCTTGCTTCGCTGGCGACCGCCTACCCGCGGGTAGCAGGCCTCGATCCGGAGCAACGGGAGGCGATCGGGATCTATTATCCCCAGGCGCTCACGGATATCCATCTGCGGTCGCATATCAGCGGCGAGTTCGGGGAAAACGGCGACATCCGGTATGTGTATCTGTTCGCCGCCATCGCGATGGCGATTTTGCTGCTGGCCTGCATCAACTACGTCAACCTCGCGACGGCGCGCTCGGCTACGCGCGCTCGTGAGGTGGGCGTCCGCAAGGTGATGGGGGCGCACCGGCGCCAGCTCATCGGCCAGTTCATGAGCGAGGCGGTCGTGCCGGCGTTGCTGGCTGTCGCGCTCGCGCTGATGCTGGCGGGGCTGTTGATGCCGGCGTTTAATGCCGTAACGGGGCGCGCCATAACGTTCGATCTGGGTGTAAACGGCGGGCTTCTCGTCCCGATCGTCCTTGTCGGTTTGGGGATGAGTCTGCTGGCGGGATGTTACCCGGCGTTCGTCCTGTCGGCGTACCAGCCGGCGCTCGTCATCAAGGGGATCTGGAAGTCGGGCCGGAGCCGCTTTGCCTTGCGCGACATGCTGGTGGTGGCTCAGTTTGTCGTGTCGATCGTGCTCATCGTGGGCGCCGTCGTGATCCAGCGGCAGCTGGCCTATGTCCTGCACGCCGGCTCGGGGATCGATCGCGAGCAGGTGCTGATGATCCGTGTCGAGGACCGCACCCTGCACGACGACCGATACCGCGCGCTCAAGCAGGCTTTCCTCGGGCATGCCGGCGTGCTCGGAGTGACGGCGGCCCAGTCGAGCCCGATCGATGTCGATGCGGCCTCGACGCTGCGGGAATGGGAAGGGGCTGATGGAGATCGGTCGATCAAGGTCTACCGCTCGATCATCCAGCACGATTATCTCGACGTCTTCGGTCTGGAGCTGGTGGAAGGGCGCGACGTTTCTCTCGACAACCCGATCGATGCACGGGAAGGAATCCTGATCAACGAGACGCTGAAACGGCAGCTGGGCTGGGAAAACGCCGTGGGCAAGGCGCTCACGTTCCACGGGAGGACGGCGCGCGTCACGGGGGTGGTCAAGGATTTTAACCTGCACTCCTTCCACGAGGAGATCGCGCCGCTGGCGCTGTTTCTGGATGAAGGCTGGTGGTTTCCCTTTCAGCGCATCTTCGTCAAGGTGCGCCCGGAGGGCATCGCAGAAACGATCGCCTCTCTGGAGGAGACCATGACGGAGTTTTCGCCTTCGTATCCCTTCGCGTATACGTTCCTCGACGACGCATACGGAGCGATGTATCTGACGGAAATTCGCATGGGCCGGCTCTTCAACATGTTCTCGGTTCTCGCACTCCTGATCGCGTGCCTGGGGTTGTTGGGGCTGGCCTCCTTCCTGGTCCAGCAGCGGACGAAAGAGATCGGCGTGCGCAAGGTGCTCGGCGCGTCGCTGCCGAACATCCTGTCGCTGCTGTCGAAAGACTTTGCGCGCCTCGTCGCGGTCGCCTGTGTCATCGCCCTGCCCGTAGCGTATCTCCTCCAGCGGCGCCTGCTGGAGGACTACGCCTATCAGGTCTCAATAGGGTGGGGCGTATTCGTGCTGGCGGGCGGCGGCGTGCTGGCGATGGCGCTGCTGACGGTGAGCGTCCAGTCGCTACGCGCCGCGTTGTCGGATCCGGTGAAGAGCTTGCGCCACGAGTAG
- a CDS encoding ABC transporter permease: MLHSLSGDLPMLGNLIRTTLRHLKKHPGYAVLSMMGLSVGLGVCYLAIAYVRFETSYDTFHRDAERIYRVVTDIERSSGTVYASTSAPMAPFLASVAPEIEASVRVALDYIIVQRSPEQLAQEAIAYADPSLFDVFTLPFVAGDPVTALAAPRRIVLSETAAKAYFGTTACLGETLTLDGTTEVVVSGVMRDIAANSHLQVDYFVSMSTLLQEWNPSLAQNWKRFIFYTYVRVGQPVDAEAFGMRLTEALSGAFDQGEDRYVVSAEPLDRVYLYGRARGSRTGAVSTGDPDALNVLSIIAALVLVIASCNAINIATALGLRRVREIGVRKALGATPRRLVVQFLFEALMLAGASLVLAVVGARMLAPAFGQLIGKELPAGWLNDAGILMVLATIAALVGLGSGIYPALRLARTDVSNGLKGLTDRANPRSRLGGALVAVQFAVSAALIVATLAVYGQLHFMRDRPAGFDREGLIAVDAFFRLSGPDDLLAKRLARIEGVDGVSLSSAIPGKPDRQTEIEAERAGGGRVHVTMDAYYIDESFLGVYGLEMAAGRAFDSERPLERQRGLLVNEAATRMLGYDDPADAVGTSYVQAGAAGEIIGVVRDFYYHSLHDLVRPLAIRIAPGPYTYVTVRTSAGDLPAVLDALRGAWKEHIPDIPFLYFFVDDVYAAHYRSEAQWSRMTLWLAAIAILLSCLGLFGVAALGIARRTREISIRKVLGATVTGILALLARDQLLIVLGAAIVGALAARAAAGRWLEQYAYRTEVTWAMLALACGVSLLLALAALAYHTTRAARSDPATCLRQN, encoded by the coding sequence ATGCTCCACTCATTATCCGGCGATCTACCCATGCTTGGCAACCTGATCCGCACCACCCTGCGTCATCTCAAAAAGCACCCCGGATATGCGGTGCTGAGCATGATGGGGTTATCCGTCGGTCTCGGCGTTTGTTATCTCGCGATCGCCTATGTCCGTTTTGAGACGAGCTATGACACCTTCCATCGGGATGCCGAGCGGATCTACAGGGTGGTAACCGATATCGAGAGGTCATCGGGAACGGTGTACGCGAGCACGTCCGCCCCGATGGCGCCGTTCCTGGCGTCCGTTGCGCCGGAAATCGAGGCGTCTGTCCGCGTCGCGCTGGACTATATCATCGTGCAGCGTTCGCCCGAACAGCTAGCTCAGGAAGCCATTGCGTATGCCGACCCCTCGCTGTTCGACGTGTTTACGCTACCGTTCGTAGCGGGCGATCCCGTTACGGCGCTGGCGGCGCCGCGCCGCATCGTGCTCTCTGAAACCGCCGCAAAAGCCTACTTCGGTACGACGGCGTGTCTGGGTGAGACCCTGACCCTGGACGGGACGACCGAGGTGGTCGTTAGTGGCGTCATGCGCGACATAGCGGCGAATTCGCATCTGCAGGTGGATTATTTCGTCTCGATGTCGACCCTTCTGCAGGAATGGAATCCGTCGCTCGCCCAGAACTGGAAACGATTCATCTTCTACACGTATGTGCGCGTCGGGCAACCCGTGGACGCCGAAGCGTTTGGCATGCGGCTGACCGAGGCGCTCAGCGGCGCGTTCGACCAGGGTGAGGACCGCTATGTCGTTTCGGCTGAGCCGCTCGACCGTGTGTACCTGTACGGCCGGGCCAGAGGAAGCCGTACCGGTGCCGTGTCGACGGGCGATCCCGATGCCTTGAACGTGCTCTCCATCATCGCGGCGCTGGTGCTCGTGATCGCATCGTGTAATGCCATCAACATCGCCACGGCGCTAGGCTTGCGCCGCGTGAGGGAGATCGGCGTGCGCAAAGCGCTCGGCGCGACGCCGCGCCGGCTCGTCGTCCAGTTTTTGTTTGAGGCCCTGATGCTTGCCGGCGCCTCGCTGGTGCTCGCCGTCGTAGGCGCCCGGATGCTTGCGCCGGCTTTCGGTCAGTTGATCGGTAAAGAACTGCCAGCGGGATGGCTGAACGACGCCGGCATCCTCATGGTGCTGGCCACCATCGCCGCGCTGGTCGGGCTGGGCTCGGGCATCTACCCGGCGCTGCGGCTGGCAAGGACGGACGTGTCGAACGGGCTCAAAGGGTTGACGGACCGCGCCAACCCGAGGAGCCGACTCGGAGGAGCGCTGGTGGCGGTGCAGTTCGCCGTGTCCGCCGCGCTTATCGTGGCGACGCTGGCGGTGTATGGCCAGCTGCACTTTATGCGCGACCGGCCGGCCGGCTTCGATAGGGAAGGTCTGATCGCAGTGGATGCCTTCTTCCGCCTCAGTGGCCCTGACGACCTGCTGGCGAAGCGCCTCGCGCGCATCGAGGGGGTAGACGGCGTCAGCCTTTCGTCCGCGATTCCCGGCAAGCCCGACCGGCAGACGGAGATCGAGGCCGAACGCGCCGGCGGCGGGCGCGTGCACGTCACGATGGATGCCTACTACATCGATGAGAGCTTTTTGGGGGTTTATGGACTGGAGATGGCCGCCGGCCGCGCTTTCGATTCCGAGCGCCCTCTCGAACGGCAACGCGGGCTCCTGGTCAATGAAGCGGCTACCCGGATGCTCGGCTATGACGACCCCGCCGATGCGGTGGGCACGTCGTACGTACAGGCCGGCGCTGCCGGTGAAATCATCGGTGTCGTGCGGGATTTTTATTACCATTCCCTGCACGATCTTGTTCGCCCGCTGGCGATCCGCATCGCGCCCGGCCCCTACACCTACGTCACGGTCCGCACCTCAGCCGGCGACCTGCCGGCCGTGCTGGATGCCCTGCGCGGTGCCTGGAAAGAACATATCCCCGATATCCCCTTTCTGTATTTCTTCGTGGACGACGTCTACGCGGCGCACTACCGGAGTGAGGCGCAATGGAGCCGCATGACGCTGTGGCTGGCGGCGATCGCGATCCTGCTTTCCTGTCTGGGTCTGTTCGGCGTCGCGGCGCTCGGCATCGCCCGGCGGACGCGGGAGATCAGCATTCGGAAAGTGCTCGGTGCGACGGTGACCGGCATCCTGGCGCTGCTGGCGCGCGACCAGCTCCTCATCGTCCTGGGGGCGGCGATCGTCGGGGCGCTGGCCGCTCGCGCCGCCGCCGGCCGTTGGCTCGAGCAGTACGCGTATCGGACGGAAGTGACCTGGGCGATGCTCGCCCTGGCGTGCGGGGTGTCGCTCCTGCTCGCCCTGGCGGCGCTGGCCTATCACACTACCCGCGCCGCCCGATCCGATCCCGCGACCTGTCTGCGTCAAAACTAG
- a CDS encoding glycoside hydrolase family 43 protein produces the protein MTIHRAWTWAFSRRCAWRLGALILLLACPSRVSAQPRTYTNPVGDSIFVADPSVLTHQGRYYLYGTSAGDGFRAWTSENLVDWNELGYVYRKQAGTWGQGSFWAPEVVRYRDRFYLIYSSRGPAAYGDGYRITIAVADRPEGPFEDLYSPLFDPGYSMIDAHLFIDDGKPYLFFEMVGLVGSLGNDKGYLWGVIMGVELSEDLSRPLTEPKLCLYPTQEWEGVSSMWARSNEGMTVFKAGDTYYMTYSGNHYRDPNYGVGYATAEHPLGMWTKYAGNPILKQDPSLGVSGPGHNSITVSPDGSEQFIVYHSHADPANPSGRRVLNIDRLIVRDDGTLEVVGPTRTPQPMPAGSAR, from the coding sequence ATGACGATACATCGAGCATGGACCTGGGCCTTCAGCCGACGATGTGCCTGGCGCCTGGGCGCACTGATTCTGCTTCTTGCGTGCCCCTCGCGTGTGTCGGCCCAGCCGCGGACATACACGAACCCGGTCGGCGACAGCATCTTCGTGGCGGACCCGTCTGTCCTCACCCACCAAGGCCGCTACTACCTGTACGGCACCTCTGCGGGCGACGGCTTCCGGGCGTGGACCTCGGAAAATCTGGTCGATTGGAATGAACTGGGCTATGTGTACCGGAAGCAGGCCGGCACCTGGGGGCAGGGCTCGTTCTGGGCGCCCGAGGTCGTGCGCTACCGCGACCGCTTCTACCTGATCTACAGCAGCCGCGGGCCGGCGGCGTATGGCGACGGATACCGGATCACGATCGCGGTCGCCGACCGCCCGGAGGGCCCCTTCGAGGATCTGTACAGCCCGCTGTTCGACCCCGGGTATTCGATGATCGACGCCCACCTCTTCATCGACGACGGGAAGCCCTACCTGTTTTTCGAGATGGTCGGGCTGGTAGGGTCGCTCGGGAACGACAAGGGCTATCTGTGGGGGGTGATCATGGGCGTCGAGCTCAGCGAAGACCTGTCGCGGCCGCTCACGGAGCCCAAACTTTGCCTGTACCCGACGCAGGAATGGGAGGGCGTGTCCAGCATGTGGGCGCGGTCCAACGAGGGGATGACGGTGTTCAAGGCCGGCGACACGTACTACATGACGTATTCCGGCAACCATTATCGCGACCCGAACTACGGCGTCGGCTACGCGACGGCGGAGCATCCGCTGGGCATGTGGACGAAATACGCCGGCAACCCCATTCTCAAGCAGGATCCCTCGCTCGGCGTTTCAGGCCCCGGGCACAACAGCATCACGGTGTCGCCCGACGGATCCGAGCAGTTCATTGTCTACCACAGCCACGCCGACCCGGCAAATCCCTCGGGCCGGCGCGTGCTCAACATCGACCGGCTGATCGTCCGCGACGACGGGACGCTCGAGGTCGTCGGCCCGACGCGCACGCCGCAACCCATGCCGGCTGGGAGCGCGCGATAG
- a CDS encoding type II toxin-antitoxin system VapC family toxin yields the protein MLLDTHVFLWWHDTPFQLSKSARAAIVEGSNEIFISVVSAWELQIKSQLNKLTLPRGLSEIFDREMAENRISLLTVALPHVYEIQTLPLLHSDPFDRLLIAQSRAEGMTLITADKGFSRYDVPVCW from the coding sequence ATGCTGCTGGATACGCATGTTTTCCTGTGGTGGCACGATACGCCGTTCCAACTCTCCAAATCGGCCCGAGCGGCGATTGTTGAGGGGAGCAACGAGATATTTATCAGCGTGGTGAGTGCCTGGGAACTGCAAATCAAATCGCAACTGAACAAGTTGACGCTGCCACGCGGTCTATCCGAAATTTTTGACCGGGAAATGGCAGAAAACAGGATCTCACTACTAACCGTCGCGCTGCCGCACGTGTATGAGATCCAGACGTTGCCGCTCCTACATAGCGATCCCTTCGACCGCCTCCTCATTGCCCAGTCGAGAGCCGAAGGGATGACCCTGATAACCGCGGATAAGGGTTTTTCCCGGTATGACGTTCCCGTATGCTGGTAG
- a CDS encoding cytochrome c — protein MRRPINLASLLLAASFLIACEIPVPEKSPIAGTAPASRLTEAQLENGIGPIAGFDLPSLNSALASEGEKSFNLKCASCHQWDSRLVGPPLNGVTERRAPAFIMNIMLNPDELGKKHPEMIKLREEYGVPMPNQFLSRDEARAILEYMRGK, from the coding sequence ATGCGTCGCCCGATAAACCTAGCCAGCCTGCTGCTCGCCGCGAGTTTCCTGATTGCGTGCGAGATCCCTGTCCCGGAGAAGAGCCCTATCGCCGGCACCGCGCCGGCCTCGCGCCTTACGGAGGCCCAACTCGAAAACGGCATCGGGCCGATCGCCGGATTCGACCTCCCGAGCCTCAACTCGGCGCTGGCCTCCGAGGGCGAGAAAAGCTTCAACCTCAAATGCGCCTCATGCCACCAGTGGGACTCCCGGCTGGTCGGCCCGCCACTCAACGGCGTGACGGAGCGGCGCGCGCCGGCGTTCATCATGAACATCATGCTCAACCCGGACGAGTTGGGGAAGAAACACCCGGAGATGATCAAGCTGCGCGAGGAATACGGCGTCCCGATGCCCAACCAGTTTTTGTCGCGGGATGAGGCCAGGGCGATCCTGGAGTACATGCGCGGGAAATAG
- a CDS encoding ABC transporter permease subunit, with the protein MKPLRTIFAYAFNDIARSKGLIAYALFFALSGEALFRFGGGGRALLSLMNLGLIVIPLVCIVFGAMYLYSARDFMELLLAQPIRRSQLFGGLFLGLSIPLAGAFALGAGVPMAVHAGDLAGYGRPLTVLLATGILLSFVFVAIATLFATWLDEKVKGLAAALIAWLLFGVVYDGLMLLVVNLYAAYPLEIPTLVMTLLNPLDLARVMMLLNVDIAALMGYTGAVFEAFFGTPLGLVVALGVLVLWIAGPLWASYRMFLRKDF; encoded by the coding sequence ATGAAACCGCTCCGCACCATCTTCGCCTACGCATTCAACGACATCGCCCGCAGCAAGGGCCTGATCGCTTACGCCCTCTTCTTCGCCCTCAGCGGCGAAGCCCTGTTTCGTTTCGGCGGCGGCGGACGCGCGCTGCTGAGTCTGATGAATCTGGGGTTGATCGTCATCCCGCTCGTCTGCATCGTCTTCGGGGCGATGTATCTGTATTCGGCGCGGGATTTCATGGAGCTGCTGCTGGCCCAGCCGATCAGGCGGAGCCAGCTCTTCGGCGGGCTGTTCCTGGGGCTGTCGATCCCGCTCGCCGGCGCCTTCGCGCTCGGAGCGGGCGTGCCGATGGCGGTGCACGCCGGCGACCTCGCCGGCTACGGCCGGCCGCTGACGGTGCTCCTGGCGACGGGCATCCTGCTGTCGTTCGTCTTCGTCGCCATCGCGACCCTGTTCGCGACGTGGCTCGACGAAAAAGTAAAGGGCCTCGCCGCCGCCCTCATCGCCTGGCTTCTTTTCGGCGTGGTGTACGACGGGTTGATGCTGCTGGTGGTCAACCTCTACGCCGCCTATCCCCTCGAAATTCCGACGCTCGTGATGACCCTCCTCAACCCGCTCGACCTCGCGCGGGTGATGATGCTCCTCAATGTCGATATCGCCGCGCTGATGGGCTACACCGGCGCCGTCTTCGAAGCGTTTTTCGGGACGCCCCTCGGGCTCGTCGTGGCCCTCGGCGTACTGGTACTCTGGATCGCCGGCCCATTATGGGCGAGTTATCGGATGTTTTTGAGGAAGGACTTTTAA
- a CDS encoding ABC transporter ATP-binding protein, which produces MIDIGKPMIQIDGIEKRFGKRDVLRGLNLPIERTEITAILGHNGSGKTTLIKCILGLVRPSGGRIFLDGEKLDAGWAYRQRIGYMPQIARFPENLRMRELVALLRDLRGNPSGTDDELFELFGLEHEMDRPMRTLSGGTRQKINAVIAFLFHPDILILDEPTASLDPVASSILKEKIRRERDAGKTVILTSHNMGEVEALADTIAFLLDGRVHTLGRQQAIKERTGEPDLERAIAHLMQEKAA; this is translated from the coding sequence ATGATCGACATCGGAAAACCCATGATCCAGATCGACGGGATCGAAAAACGATTTGGCAAACGCGACGTCCTCCGCGGCCTGAACCTGCCGATCGAACGAACGGAAATCACCGCGATCCTGGGGCACAACGGATCGGGGAAGACCACCCTGATCAAGTGCATCCTCGGCCTCGTTCGCCCCAGCGGTGGACGCATCTTTCTGGACGGCGAAAAGCTCGACGCCGGCTGGGCCTACCGGCAGCGGATCGGGTACATGCCCCAGATCGCCCGTTTTCCCGAAAACCTGCGCATGCGCGAGCTGGTCGCCCTCCTGCGCGACCTCCGGGGGAACCCCTCCGGCACCGACGACGAGCTGTTCGAGCTGTTCGGACTCGAACACGAGATGGACCGGCCGATGCGGACGCTCTCGGGGGGCACGCGGCAGAAGATCAACGCCGTCATCGCCTTCCTCTTCCATCCCGACATCCTGATCCTCGACGAACCGACCGCCAGCCTGGACCCTGTCGCGAGCAGCATCCTCAAAGAAAAGATCCGCCGCGAGCGCGACGCCGGCAAGACGGTCATCCTCACCTCGCACAACATGGGCGAGGTAGAGGCCCTGGCCGACACCATCGCCTTCCTGCTCGACGGGCGCGTGCACACGCTGGGCCGGCAGCAGGCCATCAAGGAGCGCACGGGAGAACCCGATCTCGAGCGCGCCATCGCACACCTGATGCAGGAGAAAGCCGCATGA